Proteins from a genomic interval of Neovison vison isolate M4711 chromosome 4, ASM_NN_V1, whole genome shotgun sequence:
- the SCX gene encoding basic helix-loop-helix transcription factor scleraxis produces MSFAMLRSAPPGRYLYPEVSPLSEDEDRGSESSGSDEKPCRVHAARCGLQGARRRAGGRRAGGGAAGPGGRPGREPRQRHTANARERDRTNSVNTAFTALRTLIPTEPADRKLSKIETLRLASSYISHLGNVLLVGEACGDGQPCHSGPAFFHAARPGSPPPPPPPPPPRDGENAQPKQICTFCLSNQRKLSKDRDRKTTIRS; encoded by the exons ATGTCCTTCGCCATGCTGCGCTCGGCGCCGCCCGGCCGCTACCTGTACCCCGAGGTGAGCCCGCTGTCGGAGGACGAGGACCGCGGCAGCGAGAGCTCGGGCTCCGACGAGAAGCCCTGCCGCGTGCACGCCGCGCGCTGCGGCCTCCAGGGCGCCCGGAGGCGGGCCGGGGGcaggcgggcggggggcggcgcgGCGGGGCCCGGGGGCCGGCCGGGCCGAGAGCCCCGGCAGCGGCACACGGCGAACGCGCGCGAGCGGGACCGCACCAACAGCGTGAACACGGCCTTCACGGCGCTGCGCACGCTCATCCCCACGGAGCCGGCCGACCGCAAGCTCTCCAAGATCGAGACGCTGCGCCTGGCCTCCAGCTACATCTCGCACCTGGGCAACGTGCTGCTGGTGGGCGAGGCGTGCGGCGACGGGCAGCCGTGCCACTCGGGGCCGGCCTTCTTCCACGCCGCGCGCCCGGGcagccccccgccgccgcccccgccgcccccgccccgcgaCGGCGAGAACGCCCAGCCCAAACAGATCTGTACCTTCTGCCTCAGCAACCAGAGAAAGTTG agcaaggacagagacagaaagacgaCGATTCGGAGTTAG